A stretch of Methanobrevibacter sp. YE315 DNA encodes these proteins:
- a CDS encoding DNA-directed RNA polymerase subunit A' — MKGFIKKINQINFGLMSPEDIRAMSVVTVETPDTYEDDGFPIEKGLMDPRLGVIDPSLVCRTCGFRGGDCQGHFGSIELARPVIHIGFGDVIHKILRSTCNDCGRVLLNDDQIAYFTEKINEAMDNKESLNNILKEVYRVAKRELKTMPEEDEEVDMKYCCPHCGAPQEAISLDKPVTIRQGDYKLTASEVRERLERITDEDSFVLGVNPKVARPEWLVLTVLPVPPVTVRPSITLDTGERSEDDLTHKLVDILRINQRLLENMEAGAPQLIVEDLWELLQYHVTTYFDNEASGVPPARHRSGRPLKTLTQRLKGKEGRFRSNLSGKRVNFSARTVISPDPNISINEVGVPEMIAKEVTVPVYVNEWNIEEMKQYIINGPDVHPGANYVIRKDGRKIRVRTEETKELILEQLEPGFIIERHLKDGDMVLFNRQPSLHRMSMMAHEVRVLPYKTFRLNLCVCPPYNADFDGDEMNMHVFQTDESRAEAKSLMRVQEHILSPRFGGPIIGAIHDHISGAYLLTRDGVEFTEEQALQIIRKSHLKIPTFKSGQWILKDDPDYGEETYIYKEKGEKWTGKELFSLLLPNDLNLSYSAEISKCPVVYPEEDATVVIKNGILVQGVIDESAYGSFSGKILDKIVKEYGPGRAKEFLDRSTDLAICGIMKTGITTSLNDEEIPEEAQARINEHLEKKMDEVDKLVESYEEGYLQALPGRSLEETLEMRIMQVLGEARDMSGSIAENYLTMGKQSPDDPYDHVMAVENHSVVMARTGARASMLNLTQITACVGQQAVRGGRIERGYLGRTLPHFKKGELGAKAKGFVHSSYKSGLDPIEFFFHAMGGREGLVDTAIRTAQSGYMQRRLVNALQDLQVKPSGLVTDNQGNVIQTMFGEDGVDPAKSDFGKPANLDKLISEIRMESGMEGK; from the coding sequence TTGAAAGGATTTATCAAAAAAATTAATCAAATTAACTTTGGGCTAATGTCTCCTGAAGATATTCGTGCTATGTCTGTTGTGACTGTTGAAACTCCAGATACCTATGAGGATGATGGTTTCCCTATTGAAAAAGGTTTAATGGATCCTCGTTTAGGTGTTATTGACCCAAGTTTAGTATGTAGAACTTGTGGTTTCAGAGGTGGGGACTGTCAAGGACATTTTGGTAGTATTGAACTCGCAAGGCCTGTTATTCATATTGGTTTTGGTGATGTTATTCACAAGATTTTACGTTCCACTTGTAATGATTGTGGTCGTGTTCTTTTAAATGATGACCAAATAGCATATTTCACTGAAAAAATCAACGAAGCTATGGATAACAAAGAAAGCCTTAATAATATCTTAAAAGAAGTTTACAGAGTTGCTAAAAGGGAATTAAAAACAATGCCTGAAGAGGATGAAGAAGTTGATATGAAATACTGCTGTCCTCATTGTGGTGCACCTCAAGAAGCTATTAGTTTAGATAAACCAGTTACTATCCGTCAAGGAGATTACAAATTAACAGCTTCTGAAGTTCGTGAAAGACTTGAAAGAATCACTGATGAAGATTCTTTTGTTTTAGGTGTAAACCCTAAAGTGGCAAGACCAGAATGGTTAGTATTAACAGTATTGCCTGTTCCTCCAGTAACTGTAAGACCATCCATTACATTGGATACTGGTGAAAGATCTGAAGACGATTTAACTCACAAATTAGTTGATATTTTACGTATCAACCAAAGATTGTTAGAAAACATGGAAGCTGGAGCTCCTCAATTAATCGTTGAAGACTTATGGGAATTATTACAATATCACGTTACAACTTACTTTGATAATGAGGCAAGTGGTGTTCCACCTGCAAGACACAGATCAGGAAGACCACTCAAAACCTTAACCCAAAGGTTAAAAGGAAAAGAAGGAAGGTTCCGTTCTAACCTTTCAGGTAAAAGGGTTAACTTTTCAGCTCGTACAGTAATTTCTCCTGACCCGAACATTAGTATTAATGAGGTCGGAGTTCCTGAAATGATTGCAAAAGAAGTAACCGTGCCGGTTTATGTAAATGAATGGAACATCGAGGAAATGAAACAATATATCATCAATGGTCCTGATGTTCACCCTGGTGCAAACTATGTAATCAGAAAAGACGGAAGAAAAATCAGAGTACGCACTGAAGAAACTAAAGAGTTAATCTTAGAACAGTTAGAACCTGGTTTCATCATCGAAAGACATTTAAAAGATGGAGATATGGTTCTATTCAATCGTCAACCTTCTCTTCACAGAATGAGTATGATGGCACACGAAGTAAGAGTTTTACCTTACAAAACTTTCAGATTAAACTTATGTGTATGTCCTCCATACAATGCGGATTTCGATGGAGACGAAATGAACATGCACGTATTCCAAACTGACGAATCTCGTGCAGAAGCTAAATCATTAATGCGTGTTCAAGAACACATCTTATCCCCAAGGTTCGGTGGACCAATTATCGGTGCTATTCACGACCACATTTCAGGTGCATACCTTTTAACCCGTGACGGTGTTGAATTCACTGAAGAACAAGCTTTACAGATTATCAGAAAATCTCACTTAAAAATACCAACATTCAAATCAGGCCAATGGATTTTAAAAGATGACCCTGATTATGGTGAAGAAACTTATATTTATAAAGAAAAAGGTGAGAAATGGACTGGTAAAGAATTGTTCTCTTTATTATTACCTAATGACTTAAACTTATCTTACAGTGCTGAAATTTCTAAATGTCCTGTTGTATATCCTGAAGAAGATGCTACTGTTGTTATTAAAAACGGTATTCTTGTGCAAGGGGTAATTGATGAATCTGCTTATGGTTCATTCTCAGGTAAAATTTTAGATAAAATTGTTAAAGAATACGGTCCTGGAAGAGCAAAAGAATTCTTAGACCGTTCCACTGATTTAGCTATCTGTGGAATCATGAAAACCGGAATTACTACTTCTTTAAATGATGAAGAAATTCCGGAAGAAGCTCAAGCCCGTATTAATGAGCACTTAGAAAAGAAAATGGATGAAGTAGATAAACTTGTAGAATCTTATGAAGAAGGATATCTCCAAGCTTTACCTGGTAGAAGTCTCGAAGAGACTTTAGAGATGAGAATCATGCAAGTTCTCGGGGAAGCTAGGGACATGTCTGGTAGTATTGCAGAAAACTACCTTACCATGGGTAAACAATCTCCTGACGATCCATATGACCATGTGATGGCTGTTGAAAACCACTCTGTAGTAATGGCACGTACAGGTGCAAGAGCATCCATGTTGAACCTTACTCAGATTACTGCTTGTGTAGGACAACAAGCGGTTAGGGGTGGACGTATCGAAAGAGGATACCTTGGTAGAACTTTACCTCACTTCAAGAAAGGTGAGTTAGGGGCTAAAGCGAAAGGATTTGTACACTCAAGTTATAAATCTGGTCTTGACCCTATTGAGTTCTTCTTCCACGCAATGGGTGGAAGAGAAGGTCTTGTAGATACCGCGATTCGTACAGCACAATCAGGTTACATGCAAAGAAGATTAGTTAATGCATTACAAGATTTACAGGTTAAACCATCCGGACTTGTAACTGATAACCAAGGCAATGTTATCCAAACCATGTTTGGAGAAGATGGAGTTGATCCAGCTAAATCTGACTTTGGTAAACCAGCTAACTTAGACAAGCTTATCAGTGAAATAAGAATGGAAAGTGGAATGGAAGGTAAGTAG
- the rpoB gene encoding DNA-directed RNA polymerase subunit B encodes MQKSKIYINGELLGSCEDPVSFTQEMREKRRNGEISHEMNITYYEDNNEIYIFNDPGRARRPLIIVKDGVPLLKEEHLNKIANGKYKWDDLINNGLIEYLDAEEEENSYIAMSLAEVNEEHTHLEIDPATMLGICAGIIPFSDHNSSPRNTMEAGMTKQALGLYVSNYALRTDTRAHLLHHPQTPIVKTRIIDSTNYDLRPSGQNFVVALMSYEGYNMEDAMVINKAALERGLARSSFFRAYDTSEKRYAGGQVDKFEVPDKNIKGYRSEEAYRNLDDDGVVNPESYVESGDVLIGKTSPPRFLEEDFGTVADRRRETSVTVRHGEKGIVDAVLLSETVEGSRLAKIRVRDTRQPEFGDKFASRHGQKGVVGLILSPEDVPFTEFGVVPDLIVNPHAIPSRMSIGQVLEMVAGKAGCLEGERVDATPFNQDLEDEIKQQLLDNGFESAGCESLYSGVTGERLDAEIFIGVAYYQKLHHMTTDKVYARSRGPVQVLTRQPTEGRAREGGLRFGEMERDCLIAHGAALTLKERLLDESDKYEAIVCENCGMLAVYDKNRNKRYCPICGDVETYPVEISYAFKLLLDELKSLCIFPKLILGDKA; translated from the coding sequence TTGCAGAAATCTAAAATTTATATAAACGGTGAACTTTTAGGGTCTTGTGAAGATCCTGTATCTTTTACCCAAGAAATGAGAGAAAAAAGAAGAAACGGTGAAATCTCTCATGAAATGAATATTACTTATTACGAAGATAATAATGAGATTTACATATTTAACGATCCTGGTAGAGCAAGAAGGCCATTAATCATTGTTAAAGATGGAGTTCCTCTCCTTAAGGAAGAACATTTAAATAAAATAGCTAATGGCAAATATAAATGGGATGATTTAATTAACAACGGTCTCATTGAATATTTGGATGCTGAAGAAGAAGAAAATTCATATATCGCAATGTCCTTAGCTGAAGTAAATGAGGAACATACTCATTTAGAAATTGACCCTGCTACTATGCTTGGAATTTGTGCCGGAATTATTCCATTCTCTGACCACAACTCTTCTCCAAGGAATACCATGGAAGCAGGTATGACAAAACAAGCTTTAGGATTATATGTTTCCAATTATGCATTACGTACTGATACCAGAGCTCATTTATTACATCATCCTCAAACTCCAATCGTTAAAACACGTATTATCGATTCAACTAATTATGATTTAAGACCATCTGGTCAAAACTTTGTAGTTGCGTTAATGTCTTATGAAGGATATAACATGGAAGACGCAATGGTTATTAACAAAGCAGCATTAGAAAGAGGATTGGCAAGATCATCTTTCTTCAGAGCTTACGACACTTCAGAAAAAAGATATGCTGGAGGTCAAGTTGATAAGTTTGAAGTGCCTGATAAGAACATTAAAGGGTACAGATCAGAAGAAGCTTACAGAAACTTAGACGATGATGGTGTTGTAAATCCGGAATCCTATGTGGAATCTGGTGATGTATTGATTGGTAAAACTTCACCACCAAGATTCTTAGAAGAAGATTTCGGTACTGTTGCTGATAGAAGAAGAGAAACTTCTGTAACCGTAAGACACGGAGAAAAAGGTATTGTTGATGCAGTACTTTTATCCGAAACTGTGGAAGGTTCAAGATTGGCTAAAATCAGAGTAAGAGATACCAGACAACCTGAATTTGGTGACAAATTCGCATCAAGACACGGTCAGAAAGGGGTTGTCGGTTTAATATTATCTCCTGAAGATGTTCCATTCACAGAATTTGGTGTAGTTCCAGATTTAATAGTTAATCCTCATGCGATTCCATCCAGGATGTCTATTGGTCAGGTGCTTGAAATGGTTGCAGGTAAAGCAGGTTGTCTTGAAGGGGAACGTGTTGACGCAACTCCATTCAACCAAGATCTTGAAGATGAAATCAAACAGCAACTTCTTGACAATGGATTTGAATCTGCAGGATGTGAATCCTTATATAGTGGTGTAACCGGTGAAAGGTTAGATGCTGAGATTTTCATTGGTGTTGCATATTATCAAAAATTACACCACATGACTACTGATAAAGTTTACGCTCGTTCAAGAGGTCCTGTACAAGTGCTTACTCGTCAACCTACTGAAGGTAGGGCACGTGAAGGTGGTTTAAGATTCGGAGAAATGGAAAGAGACTGCCTTATTGCACATGGTGCTGCTTTAACCTTAAAAGAAAGACTTCTTGATGAGTCTGACAAGTATGAAGCAATTGTATGTGAAAATTGTGGTATGTTAGCTGTATATGATAAGAATAGAAATAAAAGATACTGTCCAATTTGTGGAGATGTAGAAACATATCCAGTTGAAATATCATACGCATTTAAATTATTATTAGACGAACTTAAGAGTTTATGTATTTTCCCTAAATTAATTTTAGGAGACAAAGCATAA
- a CDS encoding DNA-directed RNA polymerase subunit B'' has protein sequence MTENNWKLVDAFFDKYDLVDHHIKSYNDFVNNRIQNIIDITEPITLDDGKYTLKTGKVRIEKPSNKEADGSSSEIDPTEARLRNLNYSADMYLEMALNEEGEENPLEEVYIGELPVMLKSDICHLNGLSPEELIEKHEDPQDLGGYFIVNGSERAVVTMEEIAPNKIILERIDNVEDRHAKAVVTSIKSGFRARITLEYKKPRKNGVFLRISFPYLPGEIPLVILLRALGLCTDEEIITAISDDNNFQMMVADDLQVSSESLKLDQNEMDGMTFEERREYMQIAAIKYIGNRVAKNMPKDYRLKRAKDVINRYLLPHMGTDEDRCYDKAIYLAEMTEMLLEVIEQKREPHDKDHYTNKRLRVSGDLMEDLFRVAFTNLTRDMSYQLERSLSRGKELSIKQAVRSDVLTENIKHAIATGNWVGGRAGVSQLLDRTSYMGTLSHLRRVVSPLTRSQPHFEARDLHPTQFGKICPNETPEGPNCGLVKNLALLCNISEGSDEQEIKDVIESMGVLVD, from the coding sequence ATGACAGAGAATAACTGGAAATTAGTTGATGCATTTTTTGATAAATATGATTTAGTGGATCACCATATTAAATCATACAATGATTTTGTAAATAATAGGATTCAAAATATCATAGATATTACTGAACCTATTACTTTAGATGATGGTAAATACACTTTAAAAACTGGTAAAGTACGTATTGAAAAACCATCAAATAAAGAAGCAGACGGTTCTAGTAGTGAAATTGACCCGACTGAAGCTAGACTTAGAAATTTAAATTATTCTGCGGACATGTATCTTGAAATGGCATTAAATGAAGAAGGAGAAGAAAATCCTTTAGAAGAAGTTTATATTGGTGAATTGCCAGTAATGCTCAAATCTGATATTTGCCATCTCAACGGCCTTAGTCCAGAAGAATTAATTGAAAAACATGAAGACCCTCAAGATTTAGGTGGTTACTTTATTGTCAACGGTTCTGAAAGGGCTGTAGTGACAATGGAAGAAATTGCTCCGAATAAAATCATTCTTGAGCGTATTGATAATGTTGAAGACAGACATGCAAAAGCAGTCGTTACTTCTATCAAAAGTGGTTTCAGAGCTAGAATTACTTTAGAATATAAAAAACCTCGTAAAAACGGTGTGTTTTTAAGAATTTCTTTCCCATACCTTCCAGGTGAAATTCCATTAGTTATTTTATTAAGGGCTCTTGGTTTATGTACAGATGAAGAAATTATTACTGCAATTTCCGATGATAATAATTTCCAAATGATGGTTGCAGACGACCTTCAGGTTTCATCCGAGTCTTTAAAACTAGACCAAAATGAAATGGACGGTATGACCTTTGAAGAAAGAAGGGAATACATGCAAATTGCTGCTATTAAATATATAGGAAATAGAGTAGCTAAAAACATGCCTAAAGATTATCGTTTAAAACGTGCTAAAGATGTTATTAATCGTTATTTATTACCTCATATGGGTACTGATGAGGACAGATGTTACGATAAAGCGATTTATTTAGCAGAAATGACCGAAATGTTATTAGAAGTTATTGAACAAAAAAGAGAACCTCACGATAAGGACCACTACACTAATAAAAGACTTAGAGTATCCGGAGACTTAATGGAAGATTTATTCAGAGTAGCTTTCACTAACTTGACAAGAGATATGAGCTATCAACTTGAAAGAAGTCTTTCACGTGGTAAAGAACTTTCCATTAAACAAGCTGTTCGTAGTGATGTTTTAACTGAAAATATCAAACATGCTATCGCTACTGGAAACTGGGTTGGTGGAAGAGCTGGTGTAAGCCAATTATTAGATAGGACTAGTTACATGGGAACCCTTTCTCATTTAAGACGTGTTGTATCTCCATTGACTAGAAGCCAACCTCACTTTGAAGCAAGAGATTTGCACCCAACTCAATTTGGTAAAATATGTCCAAACGAAACTCCTGAGGGACCTAACTGTGGTTTGGTAAAGAACTTAGCTTTATTGTGTAATATTTCCGAAGGTTCTGATGAACAAGAAATTAAAGATGTTATTGAAAGCATGGGTGTATTAGTTGATTAG
- a CDS encoding DNA-directed RNA polymerase subunit H, which yields MKIDIQDHMLVPKHEIMTEEEISEEFSDVDYDFKDLPKIKSYDPVVKAIGAEVGNVLRITRESQTAGVFVTYRIVED from the coding sequence TTGAAAATTGATATTCAAGACCATATGCTTGTACCAAAGCATGAAATCATGACTGAAGAAGAAATTTCTGAAGAATTTAGTGATGTTGATTATGATTTTAAAGATCTTCCTAAAATCAAATCTTATGACCCTGTTGTAAAGGCCATAGGTGCTGAAGTGGGTAACGTATTAAGAATTACTCGTGAAAGTCAAACTGCAGGAGTATTTGTAACTTATAGGATTGTAGAAGACTGA
- the thiM gene encoding hydroxyethylthiazole kinase, giving the protein MTNAEDELLGKINETLKNIKEKNALTHCITNSVTINDCANAVLAIGGSPFMAEDAEELEEVVTIADALVINIGKLSKEQINAMKISCKKADETNTPIVLDPVGVGVTKLRNNTTLDLINKYNITAIRGNISEIKAIAKLVGVLDESNTAKGVDVNADDLITKENLKANGELICKLASKLNTVILASGPIDILTDGETTIAIDNGDDMMPLITGSGCMLSSIVGSCIGGSTPLEGTLVAILAMTIAGEKARAKVEENDEGTGSFRTYLIDYLYKTDSETLINESNIMIL; this is encoded by the coding sequence ATGACAAATGCTGAAGATGAATTACTTGGAAAAATCAATGAAACTCTAAAAAACATCAAAGAAAAGAATGCATTAACTCATTGTATAACAAATTCCGTTACTATCAACGATTGTGCAAATGCAGTTCTTGCAATTGGAGGATCTCCCTTCATGGCAGAGGATGCAGAAGAACTTGAAGAAGTTGTAACAATAGCGGATGCATTAGTAATAAACATAGGAAAATTAAGTAAGGAACAAATCAACGCCATGAAAATAAGCTGTAAAAAAGCAGATGAAACAAACACCCCTATTGTTTTAGATCCTGTTGGAGTCGGAGTAACAAAACTTAGAAATAACACAACATTAGATTTAATTAATAAGTATAATATTACTGCAATTCGAGGAAATATAAGTGAAATTAAAGCTATCGCCAAATTAGTGGGAGTTCTAGATGAAAGCAACACCGCTAAAGGTGTAGATGTCAATGCAGATGACCTCATTACAAAAGAAAATCTAAAAGCAAATGGAGAATTAATCTGCAAATTAGCCTCCAAATTAAATACAGTGATATTAGCCAGCGGCCCTATTGATATCTTAACAGATGGCGAAACTACAATAGCTATCGATAACGGAGATGATATGATGCCTTTAATAACTGGCAGCGGCTGTATGCTATCATCAATAGTCGGAAGCTGCATTGGGGGTTCAACACCATTAGAAGGAACTCTTGTGGCAATTTTGGCAATGACCATTGCTGGTGAAAAAGCAAGAGCGAAAGTGGAAGAAAATGACGAAGGAACAGGTTCATTCAGAACTTACCTAATTGATTATCTTTACAAAACCGACAGTGAAACTTTAATAAATGAATCAAACATTATGATATTATGA
- the thiE gene encoding thiamine phosphate synthase, translating to MKDIDLSLYLVTDKSDDVDKFLKTIEEAIKGGVSVVQIREKTAETLDFYNLALKVKEITTKYDVPLIINDRVDVALAIDADGVHVGQSDMPCDVTRKLIGHDKILGVSAATIKEAKKAQEDGADYIGTGAVFPTATKDDAPKITKKDLKEIVDSIEIPVVAIGGITLDNASELLDTGIAGLSVVSAIMSSDNPKKSSEELLKIFNS from the coding sequence ATGAAAGACATAGATTTATCCCTTTATCTCGTTACTGACAAAAGTGACGATGTAGACAAATTCTTAAAAACAATTGAAGAAGCAATAAAAGGCGGAGTAAGCGTTGTACAAATCAGAGAAAAGACAGCGGAGACTTTAGACTTTTATAATTTAGCATTAAAGGTAAAAGAAATTACAACAAAATATGATGTCCCGTTAATAATCAATGACAGGGTTGATGTGGCATTAGCAATCGATGCAGATGGAGTCCATGTCGGACAGTCCGACATGCCATGCGACGTTACAAGAAAATTAATAGGGCATGATAAAATTTTAGGCGTTTCTGCAGCCACCATCAAAGAAGCTAAAAAAGCTCAGGAAGATGGGGCTGACTATATAGGAACTGGAGCAGTATTTCCAACTGCAACTAAAGATGATGCTCCTAAAATTACAAAAAAAGATCTAAAAGAAATTGTTGATTCAATTGAAATTCCAGTTGTGGCAATCGGGGGAATTACATTGGATAATGCTTCTGAATTACTGGATACTGGAATTGCAGGATTATCTGTTGTAAGTGCAATAATGAGTTCCGATAATCCGAAAAAATCATCCGAAGAGCTATTAAAAATATTTAATAGCTAA
- a CDS encoding phosphoglycerate kinase — protein sequence MAEFNTIDDFDVENKTVLVRVDINSPVDPSSGLILDDTRLKLHAQTIKELSVKGAKVVLLAHQSRPGKNDFTTLSQHAEALSDILNLRVKYIDSLFSNSAKEAIQSLKPHEILLLENARFFSEESLSRTPEEQSKTLLVRNLSPFVDYFVNDAFAAAHRSQASLVGFTVDTPSAAGRVMEKELTVIQSALDDVEHPCVFLLGGMKPDDSIDVMENVLSNGTADSILTTGIVGNIVLWASGADIGEVNREFITNKGYADMVEKSKDLIERFGDKVKYPIDVACEIDGERVDIDVGEIPNEAIFDIGVNTIAMYANEIRDAKYIFANGPAGVFEDPKFAMGTEDLINAMANSEGFTLIGGGHIAAATAGLGLEDQMGHLSSGGGACISMLAGKKLAAVEALKNSKK from the coding sequence ATGGCGGAATTTAATACAATTGATGATTTTGATGTTGAAAATAAAACAGTGCTTGTTAGAGTTGATATTAACTCACCGGTAGATCCTAGTTCTGGACTTATTTTAGATGATACCAGATTAAAGTTACATGCTCAAACAATTAAAGAATTATCTGTTAAAGGGGCTAAAGTAGTTCTTCTTGCGCATCAAAGCCGTCCTGGAAAAAATGATTTTACAACTTTATCACAACATGCCGAAGCATTATCAGATATTTTAAATTTAAGAGTGAAATATATTGATTCACTATTTTCTAATTCTGCAAAAGAGGCAATCCAATCCTTAAAACCACATGAAATTCTTTTACTCGAAAATGCACGTTTCTTTTCAGAAGAATCACTTTCCAGAACTCCGGAAGAGCAATCTAAAACATTGCTTGTAAGAAACTTGTCTCCATTTGTTGATTACTTTGTTAATGATGCATTTGCAGCGGCCCACAGGTCTCAGGCTTCCTTAGTGGGTTTTACAGTAGATACTCCTTCCGCCGCCGGCCGTGTCATGGAAAAAGAATTGACAGTTATTCAAAGTGCATTGGATGATGTTGAACATCCTTGCGTATTTTTGCTTGGTGGAATGAAACCTGATGATTCAATTGATGTAATGGAAAATGTTTTAAGCAATGGAACTGCAGATTCTATTTTAACCACAGGTATTGTTGGAAACATTGTTTTATGGGCTTCAGGTGCAGATATAGGTGAAGTCAATCGTGAATTCATTACCAATAAGGGTTATGCAGACATGGTTGAAAAATCAAAAGATCTCATTGAAAGATTTGGAGACAAGGTTAAATATCCTATTGATGTTGCATGTGAAATCGACGGTGAACGTGTAGATATTGATGTTGGTGAAATTCCTAATGAAGCTATTTTTGATATTGGTGTCAATACAATTGCAATGTATGCAAATGAGATTAGGGATGCTAAATACATATTTGCCAATGGTCCTGCCGGAGTATTTGAAGATCCTAAATTTGCAATGGGAACAGAAGATTTAATCAATGCAATGGCAAACTCCGAAGGTTTTACATTAATCGGAGGAGGGCATATTGCTGCTGCTACCGCCGGTCTTGGCCTAGAAGATCAAATGGGACATTTAAGTAGTGGTGGTGGAGCTTGTATTAGCATGCTTGCCGGTAAAAAGTTAGCTGCTGTAGAAGCTTTGAAAAATAGTAAAAAGTAA
- the tpiA gene encoding triose-phosphate isomerase, whose amino-acid sequence MDTPIVILNYKTYLESSGINALELAHDLESAASESGITMVAAPQAADIYRISEETSLPIFAQHIDPISPGGHTGSNLINTLIDAGISGSLINHSENRMKLADIDEVIKQCKANEIESCVCTNNIETSKAVATLAPTAVAVEPPELIGTGIPVSQAQPEVVEDTVKEVKEISKKVKVLCGAGITTGDDMKAAMDLGADGVLLASGIIKAESPKDALLDLVSKL is encoded by the coding sequence ATGGACACACCAATTGTGATATTGAATTATAAAACTTATTTAGAATCAAGTGGTATAAACGCTTTAGAACTTGCACATGACTTGGAAAGTGCTGCTAGCGAATCTGGAATTACAATGGTTGCAGCTCCTCAGGCAGCAGATATTTATAGAATTAGCGAAGAAACATCTCTTCCTATTTTTGCACAGCATATTGATCCAATCTCTCCAGGAGGACATACAGGTTCTAACCTAATTAATACATTAATCGATGCAGGAATAAGCGGTTCATTAATTAATCATTCAGAAAATAGAATGAAATTGGCCGATATTGATGAAGTGATTAAACAATGCAAGGCAAATGAAATCGAATCTTGCGTATGTACAAATAATATTGAAACTTCAAAAGCGGTCGCCACTCTTGCACCTACTGCAGTGGCAGTTGAACCTCCTGAACTTATTGGTACAGGAATACCAGTATCCCAAGCTCAACCGGAAGTTGTTGAAGACACTGTTAAAGAAGTTAAGGAAATCAGTAAAAAAGTTAAAGTTTTATGCGGTGCGGGAATTACAACTGGTGATGATATGAAAGCTGCTATGGATTTGGGTGCTGATGGAGTGTTGCTTGCATCCGGAATCATTAAGGCAGAAAGTCCAAAAGACGCATTACTTGATTTAGTAAGCAAATTATAA
- the twy1 gene encoding 4-demethylwyosine synthase TYW1 — MSFNKNQIAKLEKSGYRFVGKHGHAAVKTCHWTRQSIVDKGVCYKEKFYGIQSHRCLQMSPAVPNCQQECEFCWRDLTYTQTTWEDEEYDDPKTIVDEAIKAQNNLLCGFYGNSKANRKKLEELKNPTNAAISLAGEPTLYPKIDELIGEFNRRDFTTFVVSNGQCVDRLRNLENDPYQLYLSLDAPSEKIFNNVCRPRIDNAWNNLNESLETLASFNSRTCIRNTCVRGKNMENPEGYAKLIEKADPDFVEVKAYMCVGSSRERLTMDNMPLFDEVKEFAKKIGEGCGKEIVNESEISRVVLLE; from the coding sequence ATGTCATTCAATAAAAATCAAATAGCAAAACTGGAAAAAAGCGGATATAGGTTTGTGGGCAAACACGGTCATGCTGCAGTTAAAACCTGCCATTGGACTCGGCAAAGTATTGTAGACAAGGGAGTTTGCTATAAAGAAAAATTCTATGGTATTCAATCACATAGATGTCTCCAGATGTCCCCTGCAGTCCCAAATTGCCAACAGGAATGCGAATTCTGTTGGAGGGATTTGACATATACCCAAACAACATGGGAAGATGAGGAATATGATGACCCAAAAACCATAGTCGACGAAGCCATTAAAGCTCAAAACAATTTGTTATGTGGTTTTTATGGAAACAGCAAAGCAAACAGAAAGAAATTGGAGGAACTTAAAAACCCGACCAATGCCGCTATTTCGCTTGCTGGAGAACCTACCCTTTATCCTAAAATCGATGAACTGATTGGGGAATTTAACAGAAGGGATTTTACAACATTCGTGGTGAGCAATGGCCAATGTGTGGACAGGCTAAGAAACCTTGAAAATGATCCATACCAGTTATATCTTTCCTTGGATGCTCCAAGTGAGAAAATATTTAATAATGTATGCAGGCCAAGAATAGACAATGCCTGGAACAATTTAAACGAATCACTTGAAACATTAGCTAGTTTTAACTCCCGCACATGTATAAGGAATACCTGTGTTCGTGGAAAGAATATGGAAAATCCCGAAGGTTATGCCAAATTAATTGAAAAAGCAGACCCTGATTTTGTAGAAGTTAAAGCATATATGTGCGTTGGTTCATCTCGCGAAAGGCTAACTATGGACAATATGCCTTTATTTGATGAGGTTAAGGAATTTGCAAAAAAAATAGGTGAAGGGTGTGGCAAAGAAATAGTCAATGAATCTGAAATCAGTCGTGTTGTTCTGCTTGAATAG